A single Denticeps clupeoides chromosome 7, fDenClu1.1, whole genome shotgun sequence DNA region contains:
- the brd4 gene encoding bromodomain-containing protein 4 isoform X1, translated as MDFKMHSKSNDLLDFQTLDALLEKIAHYSVAVKRESSEECNGISGALSVESAPGSRLNDWCPAPPSSAPVPALHPASMGDGLDSAQISGGGGSSSSGQGQPSSQPPTPFNPTPPETATISRPKRQTNQLQYLLKVVLKTLWKHNFSWPFQAPVDAVKLNLPDYYKIIKNPMDMGTIKKRLENSYYSNAKECINDFNTMFTNCYIYNKPGDDIVLMAEALEKMFLQKITEMPEEEIEITVMAGKGRGRGRRDPGLSLKLGPSLDSSSMTPQTRGLSNLVPGPQTRGPAPMPGPPSLPPQPPLQPLPPRVPPTLPTLPVLPTLPTLPTLPVLPTLPTLPTLPMLPTLAPQLGPPYPLGLSDCNPQIPIMTSVPPTTNTALPPAPIQQSAAQVQQPKQKKSQKRKADTTTPNANDQLSESSPAESKGKTLPRRESTRPAKLPKKEAPDSQHHLGLVGVGGAHSPKQQEQLRYCAGIVKEMFAKKHITYAWPFYKPVDVDALGLHDYHDIIKHPMDLSTIKVKLETRQYRDAQEFSADVRLMFSNCYKYNPPDHKVVSMARKLQDVFEMRFAKMPDEPEEALAPASAPVLHPAPVKTQPAMGPTSSSDSSSDSSSESDSSTDDSEEERAQKLAELQEQLKVVHEQLAALSQPQASKPKRKEKKKEKKKDKHKKKVGGMSTLDEIPEPQIPSLPPPKKNKNNNKEPLPKKIKKTSKKESVKNNRSVLPPGVITPVLQPVPGMDTEDDLAMAGGAAALGIAAGDKCKPMSYEEKRQLSLDINKLPGDKLGRVVHIIQSREPSLKNSNPDEIEIDFETLKPSTLRELERYVSSCLRKKKKPQAAAAEKSMDSLNAVKPKGSSSDSASSSASSSSESEDSETGMSSKQKKKSHLKEGKKAHHQTMAPGMPPPHLPPQPQAAPMLQPTMQLKQQLQPPPPPQQHHSPGGYAGPPVAPLESSQLLESTFDHMPHFGQSLMHLPHHAAERSSPAAPSHLSAPPQSGPVSPETHPFLNQHGILPSPALHNAMPQQPSRPSNRAAPLPLKPPQQQQQQQPTPQQPLQQQLQPQPAPQPQHHLPPHLLHPPQAIRQRPLSPPTLTPQGLLSSQPPQMLLEDDEEPPMPLQLYLQHLHQGRQQQNPLLQSLQERQPPQTGQAPLLPTVQVQLPPQPQLHSPQLPIQTQSQPPPSHQPSPQLSQHQARHMQQQSQPPPPPQQQPQPLPYPQGQVQTTQAQPTQHKGPIPPIKSQQQHPSPRQHKNEHYNTGHLRENPSPHMMHSPQIPQYPPIIHQSPPHMQSKKEQRLPSVHPGLKEEKMPPSPVMRGEPFSPAMRQEPHKHPEAKPMPGHSQQRGEMKLLDSSRPVIRSAESGGPSSSMQDKDKFKSESKMPVAPKKVQDVKLKNMGSWASLAQKSTSAPSSAVKSSSDSFEQFRRAAREKEEREKALKAQAEQVEKDRLRREQEKTRGRDEDDVMEPPRRTHEEPRRRPEPQQVQPPPQHQTHTQAQSQVQPPPPPPPPSQPAQAPPTPPAAAQSPLDQQRELARRREQERRRREAMEATIDMNFQSDLMAIFEENLF; from the exons AGAGTCCAGCGAGGAGTGCAATGGGATCAGCGGCGCTCTGTCTGTGGAGTCCGCGCCTGGCTCGAGACTGAACGATTGGTGCCCCGCCCCCCCTTCCTCCGCCCCTGTGCCTGCGCTCCACCCTGCCAGCATGGGGGACGGTCTGGACTCAGCGCAGATATCTGGCggtggcggcagcagcagcagcggccagGGGCAGCCCTCCTCCCAGCCCCCTACACCTTTTAACCCTACGCCCCCTGAGACCGCCACCATTTCCCGGCCAAAGCGCCAGACCAACCAGCTGCAGTACCTGCTGAAGGTGGTCCTGAAGACCCTGTGGAAGCACAACTTCTCCTGGCCCTTCCAGGCTCCTGTAGATGCAGTCAAGCTTAACCTGCCT GattattacaaaattattaaaaatcctATGGACATGGGAACAATCAAGAAGCGACTTGAGAACAGCTACTATTCCAACGCCAAAGAATGTATCAACGACTTCAACACCATGTTTACCAACTGCTATATCTACAATAAG CCTGGGGATGATATTGTTTTAATGGCTGAGGCTCTAGAGAAGATGTTCCTTCAGAAGATTACAGAGATGCCCGAAGAGGAAATTGAGATCACAGTCATGGCTGGCAAGGGACGGGGCCGAGGCCGGAGAGATCCAG GTCTGAGCTTGAAGTTGGGGCCATCGCTGGATTCTTCGTCGATGACTCCTCAGACTCGAGGCCTGTCCAACCTTGTACCAGGGCCTCAGACAAGAGGACCAGCACCCATGCCAGGCCCGCCCTCTTTACCTCCCCAGCCCCCCCTGCAGCCCCTGCCTCCACGAGTGCCCCCCACGCTCCCTACGCTCCCTGTGCTCCCCACACTGCCTACGCTCCCTACGCTCCCTGTGCTCCCCACACTCCCTACGCTTCCTACGCTTCCTATGCTCCCTACACTCGCGCCACAACTAGGGCCACCGTACCCTCTGGGTCTGTCAGATTGTAATCCCCAAATTCCAATCATGACGTCTGTGCCTCCTACTACTAACACTGCCCTTCCACCGGCACCCATTCAACAGAGTGCAGCACAGGTCCAGCAGCCCAAA CAGAAGAAGAGCCAGAAGAGGAAAGCAGACACCACAACGCCCAATGCAAACGACCAGCTTAGCGAGTCCTCACCCGCAGAGTCAAAGGGGAAGACTCTGCCAAGGCGGGAGAGCACCCGCCCTGCCAAGCTCCCCAAGAAGGAGGCGCCGGACTCTCAACACCACCTGGGCTTGGTGGGAGTGGGTGGTGCccacagccccaagcagcaagAGCAGCTGCGTTACTGTGCCGGCATCGTCAAGGAGATGTTTGCCAAGAAGCATATCACTTATGCCTGGCCCTTCTACAAACCGGTGGACGTGGACGCCCTTGGGCTGCATGACTACCATGACATCATCAAACATCCCATGGACCTCAGCACCATCAAG GTGAAATTGGAAACCAGGCAATACCGGGATGCTCAGGAGTTTTCAGCAGACGTACGGTTAATGTTTTCCAACTGCTACAAGTACAACCCTCCAGATCACAAGGTCGTCTCCATGGCACGGAAGCTACAG GATGTGTTCGAGATGCGTTTCGCCAAGATGCCTGATGAGCCCGAGGAGGCGTTGGCTCCAGCTTCTGCTCCTGTCCTGCACCCTGCTCCTGTAAAGACCCAGCCTGCCATGGGTCCCACCTCCTCCTCTGACTCTTCCAGCGACTCGTCCTCTGAGTCTGACTCCTCCACTGACGACTCTGAGGAGGAGAGGGCACAGAAGCTGGCTGAGCTGCAGGAACAG CTGAAGGTTGTCCATGAGCAGCTGGCCGCCCTGTCCCAGCCTCAGGCCAGCAAACCaaagaggaaggagaaaaagaaggagaagaagaaggacaaGCACAAAAAGAAGGTGGGAGGCATGTCAACGCTGGATGAGATCCCAGAGCCCCAGATTCCTTCCCTTCCACCCCcaaagaagaacaagaacaacaacaaggAACCTCTccctaaaaaaattaagaaaaccaG CAAGAAAGAAAGCGTGAAAAACAACCGCTCTGTGCTGCCCCCGGGTGTTATTACTCCTGTGCTACAACCTGTGCCTGGCATGGACACTGAAGATGACCTGGCCATGGCCGGTGGAGCTGCTGCATTGGGCATAGCTGCCGGGGACAAGTGCAAGCCCATGTCCTATGAGGAGAAGAGGCAGCTGAGCCTGGACATCAACAAGCTCCCGGGAGATAAATTGGGCCGCGTGGTCCACATCATCCAGTCCCGGGAGCCTTCGCTCAAGAACTCGAACCCGGATGAGATCGAGATTGACTTTGAGACTCTGAAGCCCTCCACTCTTCGCGAGCTGGAGCGATACGTTTCATCATGCCTCCGCAAGAAGAAGAAGCCTCAGG cagcagcagcagagaagagCATGGATTCTCTTAATGCAGTGAAGCCAAAGGGCTCCTCCTCTGACTCGGCCAGTAGCAGTGCGTCCAGCTCCTCAGAAAGTGAGGACTCCGAGACAG GAATGTCATctaaacagaagaagaagagccaCTTAAAGGAAGGGAAGAAGGCTCATCATCAGACCATGGCCCCCGGCATGCCTCCACCTCATCTCCCCCCACAGCCCCAGGCTGCTCCGATGCTTCAGCCCACAATGCAGCTGAAGCAGCAGCTtcagccacctccaccaccacagcAGCACCACTCACCTGGGGGGTACGCAGGTCCTCCGGTGGCACCGCTGGAGTCATCACAGCTCCTGGAGAGCACGTTCGACCACATGCCCCACTTTGGACAGTCCCTCATGCACCTGCCCCACCACGCTGCTGAGCGGTCATCGCCAGCAGCCCCTTCACACCTCAGTGCGCCTCCACAGAGTGGACCAGTGTCACCTGAGACCCATCCTTTCTTAAACCAGCATGGCATTCTTCCTTCTCCTG CCCTGCACAATGCCATGCCTCAGCAGCCTTCCCGGCCCAGTAATCGGGCAGCCCCTCTACCTCTTAAAccaccccagcagcagcagcagcagcagccgacGCCTCAACAGCcccttcagcagcagctccaacCCCAGCCGGCCCCCCAGCCTCAGCACCATTTGCCCCCTCACCTCCTGCACCCTCCACAAGCAATCCGCCAGCGGCCCCTTTCCCCACCAACCCTCACCCCGCAGGGCCTGCTCTCCTCCCAGCCCCCTCAGATGCTGCTGGAGGATGATGAAGAGCCCCCCATGCCCCTCCAACTCTACCTGCAGCACCTCCATCAGGGCAGGCAGCAGCAGAATCCACTGCTGCAGTCCCTGCAGGAAAGGCAGCCACCACAGACAGGGCAGGCCCCTCTTTTACCTACGGTGCAGGTCCAGCTGCCCCCACAACCCCAGCTGCATTCACCCCAGCTCCCAATTCAGACTCAGTCCCAGCCGCCCCCCTCCCACCAGCCCAGTCCACAGCTGTCCCAGCATCAGGCCAGACACATGCAGCAACAGTCACaacctccaccacctccacagcagcagccgcagccaCTCCCCTACCCCCAGGGCCAAGTGCAGACCACACAAGCACAGCCCACCCAGCATAAAGGCCCCATACCACCAATAAAGTCGCAGCAGCAGCATCCCTCTCCACGTCAACACAAAAATGAGCATTACAACACAG GTCACCTGAGGGAGAACCCCTCTCCACACATGATGCATTCCCCTCAAATCCCCCAGTATCCACCCATCATCCACCAGTCTCCTCCTCACATGCAGTCCAAGAAA GAGCAGAGGCTGCCCTCGGTCCACCCAGGTCTAAAAGAGGAAAAGATGCCTCCGTCTCCAGTGATGCGTGGGGAGCCCTTCAGCCCTGCCATGCGTCAGGAACCCCATAAACATCCTGAAGCCAAACCCATGCCGGGGCACAGCCAGCAGA gaGGTGAGATGAAGCTGCTGGACAGCTCACGGCCGGTCATTCGCTCCGCTGAGTCCGGTGGGCCATCTTCCTCCATGCAGGACAAGGACAAGTTCAAGTCAGAGTCCAAGATGCCTGTAGCACCGAAAAAGGTACAG gATGTGAAGTTAAAGAACATGGGCTCCTGGGCCAGCCTAGCACAGAAGTCCACCTCTGCCCCCTCCTCTGCGGTTAAATCGTCCAGCGACAGCTTTGAGCAGTTCCGCCGAGCGGCGCGGGAGAAGGAGGAACGGGAAAAGGCACTGAAGGCTCAGGCTGAGCAGGTGGAGAAGGACCGCCTCCGCCGAGAGCAGGAGAAAACGCG AGGTCGGGACGAGGACGACGTGATGGAGCCGCCACGCCGGACTCATGAGGAGCCGCGCAGGAGGCCCGAACCCCAGCAGGTTCAGCCCCCACCACAGCACCAGACGCATACACAGGCCCAGAGCCAGgtccagccaccaccaccaccaccaccaccttcgcAGCCGGCACAGGCACCACCCACACCACCCGCCGCAGCCCAGAGCCCACTCGACCAGCAGAGGGAGCTCGCACGCCGCCGGGAGCAGGAGAGGAGGCGGAGGGAGGCG atgGAAGCTACCATTGATATGAATTTCCAAAGTGATCTGATGGCGATCTTTGAGGAGAACTTGTTCTAA
- the brd4 gene encoding bromodomain-containing protein 4 isoform X4: MDFKMHSKSNDLLDFQTLDALLEKIAHYSVAVKRESSEECNGISGALSVESAPGSRLNDWCPAPPSSAPVPALHPASMGDGLDSAQISGGGGSSSSGQGQPSSQPPTPFNPTPPETATISRPKRQTNQLQYLLKVVLKTLWKHNFSWPFQAPVDAVKLNLPDYYKIIKNPMDMGTIKKRLENSYYSNAKECINDFNTMFTNCYIYNKPGDDIVLMAEALEKMFLQKITEMPEEEIEITVMAGKGRGRGRRDPGLSLKLGPSLDSSSMTPQTRGLSNLVPGPQTRGPAPMPGPPSLPPQPPLQPLPPRVPPTLPTLPVLPTLPTLPTLPVLPTLPTLPTLPMLPTLAPQLGPPYPLGLSDCNPQIPIMTSVPPTTNTALPPAPIQQSAAQVQQPKQKKSQKRKADTTTPNANDQLSESSPAESKGKTLPRRESTRPAKLPKKEAPDSQHHLGLVGVGGAHSPKQQEQLRYCAGIVKEMFAKKHITYAWPFYKPVDVDALGLHDYHDIIKHPMDLSTIKVKLETRQYRDAQEFSADVRLMFSNCYKYNPPDHKVVSMARKLQDVFEMRFAKMPDEPEEALAPASAPVLHPAPVKTQPAMGPTSSSDSSSDSSSESDSSTDDSEEERAQKLAELQEQLKVVHEQLAALSQPQASKPKRKEKKKEKKKDKHKKKVGGMSTLDEIPEPQIPSLPPPKKNKNNNKEPLPKKIKKTSKKESVKNNRSVLPPGVITPVLQPVPGMDTEDDLAMAGGAAALGIAAGDKCKPMSYEEKRQLSLDINKLPGDKLGRVVHIIQSREPSLKNSNPDEIEIDFETLKPSTLRELERYVSSCLRKKKKPQAAAAEKSMDSLNAVKPKGSSSDSASSSASSSSESEDSETGMSSKQKKKSHLKEGKKAHHQTMAPGMPPPHLPPQPQAAPMLQPTMQLKQQLQPPPPPQQHHSPGGYAGPPVAPLESSQLLESTFDHMPHFGQSLMHLPHHAAERSSPAAPSHLSAPPQSGPVSPETHPFLNQHGILPSPALHNAMPQQPSRPSNRAAPLPLKPPQQQQQQQPTPQQPLQQQLQPQPAPQPQHHLPPHLLHPPQAIRQRPLSPPTLTPQGLLSSQPPQMLLEDDEEPPMPLQLYLQHLHQGRQQQNPLLQSLQERQPPQTGQAPLLPTVQVQLPPQPQLHSPQLPIQTQSQPPPSHQPSPQLSQHQARHMQQQSQPPPPPQQQPQPLPYPQGQVQTTQAQPTQHKGPIPPIKSQQQHPSPRQHKNEHYNTGHLRENPSPHMMHSPQIPQYPPIIHQSPPHMQSKKEQRLPSVHPGLKEEKMPPSPVMRGEPFSPAMRQEPHKHPEAKPMPGHSQQRGEMKLLDSSRPVIRSAESGGPSSSMQDKDKFKSESKMPVAPKKDVKLKNMGSWASLAQKSTSAPSSAVKSSSDSFEQFRRAAREKEEREKALKAQAEQVEKDRLRREQEKTRGRDEDDVMEPPRRTHEEPRRRPEPQQVQPPPQHQTHTQAQSQVQPPPPPPPPSQPAQAPPTPPAAAQSPLDQQRELARRREQERRRREAMEATIDMNFQSDLMAIFEENLF; the protein is encoded by the exons AGAGTCCAGCGAGGAGTGCAATGGGATCAGCGGCGCTCTGTCTGTGGAGTCCGCGCCTGGCTCGAGACTGAACGATTGGTGCCCCGCCCCCCCTTCCTCCGCCCCTGTGCCTGCGCTCCACCCTGCCAGCATGGGGGACGGTCTGGACTCAGCGCAGATATCTGGCggtggcggcagcagcagcagcggccagGGGCAGCCCTCCTCCCAGCCCCCTACACCTTTTAACCCTACGCCCCCTGAGACCGCCACCATTTCCCGGCCAAAGCGCCAGACCAACCAGCTGCAGTACCTGCTGAAGGTGGTCCTGAAGACCCTGTGGAAGCACAACTTCTCCTGGCCCTTCCAGGCTCCTGTAGATGCAGTCAAGCTTAACCTGCCT GattattacaaaattattaaaaatcctATGGACATGGGAACAATCAAGAAGCGACTTGAGAACAGCTACTATTCCAACGCCAAAGAATGTATCAACGACTTCAACACCATGTTTACCAACTGCTATATCTACAATAAG CCTGGGGATGATATTGTTTTAATGGCTGAGGCTCTAGAGAAGATGTTCCTTCAGAAGATTACAGAGATGCCCGAAGAGGAAATTGAGATCACAGTCATGGCTGGCAAGGGACGGGGCCGAGGCCGGAGAGATCCAG GTCTGAGCTTGAAGTTGGGGCCATCGCTGGATTCTTCGTCGATGACTCCTCAGACTCGAGGCCTGTCCAACCTTGTACCAGGGCCTCAGACAAGAGGACCAGCACCCATGCCAGGCCCGCCCTCTTTACCTCCCCAGCCCCCCCTGCAGCCCCTGCCTCCACGAGTGCCCCCCACGCTCCCTACGCTCCCTGTGCTCCCCACACTGCCTACGCTCCCTACGCTCCCTGTGCTCCCCACACTCCCTACGCTTCCTACGCTTCCTATGCTCCCTACACTCGCGCCACAACTAGGGCCACCGTACCCTCTGGGTCTGTCAGATTGTAATCCCCAAATTCCAATCATGACGTCTGTGCCTCCTACTACTAACACTGCCCTTCCACCGGCACCCATTCAACAGAGTGCAGCACAGGTCCAGCAGCCCAAA CAGAAGAAGAGCCAGAAGAGGAAAGCAGACACCACAACGCCCAATGCAAACGACCAGCTTAGCGAGTCCTCACCCGCAGAGTCAAAGGGGAAGACTCTGCCAAGGCGGGAGAGCACCCGCCCTGCCAAGCTCCCCAAGAAGGAGGCGCCGGACTCTCAACACCACCTGGGCTTGGTGGGAGTGGGTGGTGCccacagccccaagcagcaagAGCAGCTGCGTTACTGTGCCGGCATCGTCAAGGAGATGTTTGCCAAGAAGCATATCACTTATGCCTGGCCCTTCTACAAACCGGTGGACGTGGACGCCCTTGGGCTGCATGACTACCATGACATCATCAAACATCCCATGGACCTCAGCACCATCAAG GTGAAATTGGAAACCAGGCAATACCGGGATGCTCAGGAGTTTTCAGCAGACGTACGGTTAATGTTTTCCAACTGCTACAAGTACAACCCTCCAGATCACAAGGTCGTCTCCATGGCACGGAAGCTACAG GATGTGTTCGAGATGCGTTTCGCCAAGATGCCTGATGAGCCCGAGGAGGCGTTGGCTCCAGCTTCTGCTCCTGTCCTGCACCCTGCTCCTGTAAAGACCCAGCCTGCCATGGGTCCCACCTCCTCCTCTGACTCTTCCAGCGACTCGTCCTCTGAGTCTGACTCCTCCACTGACGACTCTGAGGAGGAGAGGGCACAGAAGCTGGCTGAGCTGCAGGAACAG CTGAAGGTTGTCCATGAGCAGCTGGCCGCCCTGTCCCAGCCTCAGGCCAGCAAACCaaagaggaaggagaaaaagaaggagaagaagaaggacaaGCACAAAAAGAAGGTGGGAGGCATGTCAACGCTGGATGAGATCCCAGAGCCCCAGATTCCTTCCCTTCCACCCCcaaagaagaacaagaacaacaacaaggAACCTCTccctaaaaaaattaagaaaaccaG CAAGAAAGAAAGCGTGAAAAACAACCGCTCTGTGCTGCCCCCGGGTGTTATTACTCCTGTGCTACAACCTGTGCCTGGCATGGACACTGAAGATGACCTGGCCATGGCCGGTGGAGCTGCTGCATTGGGCATAGCTGCCGGGGACAAGTGCAAGCCCATGTCCTATGAGGAGAAGAGGCAGCTGAGCCTGGACATCAACAAGCTCCCGGGAGATAAATTGGGCCGCGTGGTCCACATCATCCAGTCCCGGGAGCCTTCGCTCAAGAACTCGAACCCGGATGAGATCGAGATTGACTTTGAGACTCTGAAGCCCTCCACTCTTCGCGAGCTGGAGCGATACGTTTCATCATGCCTCCGCAAGAAGAAGAAGCCTCAGG cagcagcagcagagaagagCATGGATTCTCTTAATGCAGTGAAGCCAAAGGGCTCCTCCTCTGACTCGGCCAGTAGCAGTGCGTCCAGCTCCTCAGAAAGTGAGGACTCCGAGACAG GAATGTCATctaaacagaagaagaagagccaCTTAAAGGAAGGGAAGAAGGCTCATCATCAGACCATGGCCCCCGGCATGCCTCCACCTCATCTCCCCCCACAGCCCCAGGCTGCTCCGATGCTTCAGCCCACAATGCAGCTGAAGCAGCAGCTtcagccacctccaccaccacagcAGCACCACTCACCTGGGGGGTACGCAGGTCCTCCGGTGGCACCGCTGGAGTCATCACAGCTCCTGGAGAGCACGTTCGACCACATGCCCCACTTTGGACAGTCCCTCATGCACCTGCCCCACCACGCTGCTGAGCGGTCATCGCCAGCAGCCCCTTCACACCTCAGTGCGCCTCCACAGAGTGGACCAGTGTCACCTGAGACCCATCCTTTCTTAAACCAGCATGGCATTCTTCCTTCTCCTG CCCTGCACAATGCCATGCCTCAGCAGCCTTCCCGGCCCAGTAATCGGGCAGCCCCTCTACCTCTTAAAccaccccagcagcagcagcagcagcagccgacGCCTCAACAGCcccttcagcagcagctccaacCCCAGCCGGCCCCCCAGCCTCAGCACCATTTGCCCCCTCACCTCCTGCACCCTCCACAAGCAATCCGCCAGCGGCCCCTTTCCCCACCAACCCTCACCCCGCAGGGCCTGCTCTCCTCCCAGCCCCCTCAGATGCTGCTGGAGGATGATGAAGAGCCCCCCATGCCCCTCCAACTCTACCTGCAGCACCTCCATCAGGGCAGGCAGCAGCAGAATCCACTGCTGCAGTCCCTGCAGGAAAGGCAGCCACCACAGACAGGGCAGGCCCCTCTTTTACCTACGGTGCAGGTCCAGCTGCCCCCACAACCCCAGCTGCATTCACCCCAGCTCCCAATTCAGACTCAGTCCCAGCCGCCCCCCTCCCACCAGCCCAGTCCACAGCTGTCCCAGCATCAGGCCAGACACATGCAGCAACAGTCACaacctccaccacctccacagcagcagccgcagccaCTCCCCTACCCCCAGGGCCAAGTGCAGACCACACAAGCACAGCCCACCCAGCATAAAGGCCCCATACCACCAATAAAGTCGCAGCAGCAGCATCCCTCTCCACGTCAACACAAAAATGAGCATTACAACACAG GTCACCTGAGGGAGAACCCCTCTCCACACATGATGCATTCCCCTCAAATCCCCCAGTATCCACCCATCATCCACCAGTCTCCTCCTCACATGCAGTCCAAGAAA GAGCAGAGGCTGCCCTCGGTCCACCCAGGTCTAAAAGAGGAAAAGATGCCTCCGTCTCCAGTGATGCGTGGGGAGCCCTTCAGCCCTGCCATGCGTCAGGAACCCCATAAACATCCTGAAGCCAAACCCATGCCGGGGCACAGCCAGCAGA gaGGTGAGATGAAGCTGCTGGACAGCTCACGGCCGGTCATTCGCTCCGCTGAGTCCGGTGGGCCATCTTCCTCCATGCAGGACAAGGACAAGTTCAAGTCAGAGTCCAAGATGCCTGTAGCACCGAAAAAG gATGTGAAGTTAAAGAACATGGGCTCCTGGGCCAGCCTAGCACAGAAGTCCACCTCTGCCCCCTCCTCTGCGGTTAAATCGTCCAGCGACAGCTTTGAGCAGTTCCGCCGAGCGGCGCGGGAGAAGGAGGAACGGGAAAAGGCACTGAAGGCTCAGGCTGAGCAGGTGGAGAAGGACCGCCTCCGCCGAGAGCAGGAGAAAACGCG AGGTCGGGACGAGGACGACGTGATGGAGCCGCCACGCCGGACTCATGAGGAGCCGCGCAGGAGGCCCGAACCCCAGCAGGTTCAGCCCCCACCACAGCACCAGACGCATACACAGGCCCAGAGCCAGgtccagccaccaccaccaccaccaccaccttcgcAGCCGGCACAGGCACCACCCACACCACCCGCCGCAGCCCAGAGCCCACTCGACCAGCAGAGGGAGCTCGCACGCCGCCGGGAGCAGGAGAGGAGGCGGAGGGAGGCG atgGAAGCTACCATTGATATGAATTTCCAAAGTGATCTGATGGCGATCTTTGAGGAGAACTTGTTCTAA